Proteins found in one Oryza glaberrima chromosome 4, OglaRS2, whole genome shotgun sequence genomic segment:
- the LOC127771913 gene encoding ABC transporter G family member 25-like: MRDGEAFRRLPPPLLLLLLLAAGVARGQQTTAPPVVPDALNNLTRDVADYISHRFSFCVADPTEDWNEAFNYTSDLGFVHNCLAETGGDLGGRLCTPDEVKFYFSSLYDRKGEKNLFLKTNINCNRSSWVQGCEPGWACSVGSGPNPQGNIPPRTANCQPCCEGFFCPRGLTCMLPCPLGSYCPRATVNTTTGLCDPYKYQITPNTTGCGGADTWADFGSTEEMFCPAGYYCPTPTKKEPCSEGHYCRLGSTTQDKCIIKGSCKEKTENENIVILGGCLVGMLFVFLLIIYNCSGQFLTIREKRKARSRENAIQLARQQLKAHEGWKAAKRLARKHVNDMQSHLSRTFSRRRSFRQHLDSENSGHRLQEAPLFMNQELSDSAAFSAHQSTGEISEVTPSVVVDVSDDGEIVAGKDRSAPKGKHRSTHTQIFKYAYGEIEKEKVRQQENKNLTFTGVLSMVSEQQKEITRPLLKVEFKDLTLSLGKKKLLRSINGELRPGRVTAVMGPSGAGKTTFLNAVTGKVAGYKVSGSVLVNGRHDNIRSYKKIIGFVPQDDVVHGNLTVEENLWFSAKCRLSATTAHRHKVLTVERVIDSLDLQGVRSSLVGTVEKRGISGGQRKRVNVGIEMVMEPSLLILDEPTSGLDSSSSQLLLRALRHEALEGVNVCAVVHQPSYTLYNMFDDLILLAKGGLIVYNGPVKSVEDYFSTLGITVPERVNPPDHYIDILEGIVKPESGINAKHFPLHWMLYNGYEVPNDMKDDLKAIGEQRPHLGSSPSAGSTPHCLPHVRNAFAEERDRIEHHLSKPKDLSSRRTPGVIRQYKYYLGRVTKQRLREARLLAVDFLILGLAGICLGTIAKLSDPNFGMPGYIYTIIAVSLLCKIAALRSFSLERLQYLRERESGMSSLAYFLARDTIDHFSTIVKPIVYLSMFYYFNNPRSTITDNYIILLALVYCVTGIGYTFAICFNPGSAQLCSALIPVVLTLLSTQNNTPAILNRLCYPKWALEGFIIVNAKRYPGVWLITRCGLLFRSRFDIHHYMLCILVLFMYGLFFRIVAFVALILVKKR; the protein is encoded by the exons ATGCGCGATGGCGAGGCCTTTCGGCGGCTACCTCCgccgctgcttctgctgctcctgcttgctgccggcgtcgcgcgcggccagcagacgacggcgccgccggtggtgccGGATGCGCTCAACAACCTCACCAGAGACGTCGCCGACTACATCTCCCACCGCTTCAGCTTCTGCGTCGCCGACCC GACGGAGGATTGGAACGAGGCCTTCAATTACACCTCGGATCTTGGATTCGTGCATAACTGCCTCGCGGAGACAggag GTGATTTGGGAGGGCGTCTGTGCACACCGGACGAAGTGAAATTCTACTTCTCGAGTTTGTATGACCGAAAAGGCGAAAAAAACCTCTTTCTGAAAACCAACATAAACTGCAACAGATCATCTTGGGTTCAGGGCTGTGAGCCAGGATGGGCTTGCTCTGTAGGTTCAGGCCCTAACCCCCAAGGCAATATTCCACCAAGAACTGCAAATTGTCAGCCGTGTTGCGAAGGCTTCTTCTGTCCCCGTGGTCTTACATGCATGTTGC CTTGTCCATTGGGATCATACTGTCCGCGTGCCACTGTGAACACAACCACTGGTCTTTGTGATcc ATACAAGTATCAGATAACTCCAAACACAACTGGCTGCGGGGGTGCTGACACATGGGCTGATTTTGGGAGCACTGAAGAGATGTTCTGTCCAGCCGGTTACTACTGTCCAACACCAACAAAAAAGGAACCTTGTAGCGAAGG GCACTATTGCAGATTGGGTTCTACCACTCAAGACA AATGTATCATAAAGGGATCCTGCAAGGAGAAGACAGAGAATGAAAACATTGTCATTCTTGGTGGTTGTTTAGTG GGCATGTTGTTTGTATTTCTTCTGATCATATACAACTGTTCAGGCCAGTTCCTGACTATCCGTGAGAAACGGAAAGCGAGATCGAGGGAGAATGCTATTCAGTTGGCACGTCAGCAGCTCAAAGCGCATGAGGGATGGAAGGCGGCGAAACGACTGGCGAGGAAGCATGTCAACGACATGCAGAGTCATCTCTCACGTACATTCTCTCGTAGGAGATCATTCCGTCAGCATCTGGACTCGGAGAATTCTGGCCATAGGTTGCAGGAAGCACCACTGTTTATGAACCAGGAGTTGTCGGATTCTGCTGCGTTTTCAGCTCATCAGAGCACTGGTGAGATATCTGAAGTCACGCCTTCAGTCGTTGTGGATGTTAGCGATGATGGAGAAATTGTTGCCGGCAAGGATAGATCTGCACCAAAAGGCAAGCACAGATCAACACACACGCAGATCTTCAAGTACGCATATGGCGAGATCGAGAAGGAGAAGGTGAGGCAACAGGAGAACAAGAACCTGACCTTCACTGGAGTGCTCTCCATGGTGTCAGAGCAGCAGAAGGAGATAACAAGGCCTCTGCTCAAGGTTGAGTTCAAAGACCTGACCTTGTCACTTGGAAAGAAGAAGCTGTTGAGGTCTATCAACGGCGAACTCCGGCCTGGCCGTGTCACTGCCGTCATGGGCCCATCCGGGGCCGGCAAGACCACATTCCTCAATGCTGTTACAGGGAAGGTAGCTGGCTATAAGGTGTCAGGTTCAGTTCTTGTCAATGGGAGGCATGACAACATCCGTTCTTACAAGAAGATCATTGGATTTGTTCCTCAAGATGATGTTGTTCATGGGAATTTAACAGTGGAAGAGAACCTTTGGTTCAGTGCAAAGTGCAG GCTCTCTGCGACAACGGCACACCGCCACAAGGTCCTCACTGTGGAGAGGGTCATAGACTCCCTGGACCTTCAGGGAGTCAGAAGTTCATTGGTTGGAACTGTGGAGAAGCGCGGGATCTCTGGTGGACAGAGGAAGCGTGTCAATGTGGGTATTGAAATGGTGATGGAGCCATCACTTCTGATCCTGGATGAACCAACCTCTGGCCTGGACAGCTCCTCTTCACAACTGCTCCTCCGAGCACTACGTCATGAGGCGCTCGAAGGCGTAAATGTTTGCGCAGTTGTTCATCAACCGAG CTACACATTGTACAACATGTTTGATGATCTGATACTTCTGGCAAAAGGAGGTCTAATTGTTTACAATGGTCCGGTCAAGAGTGTGGAGGATTACTTCTCAACTCTTGGGATCACTGTCCCTGAAAGAGTTAACCCACCAGATCACTACATTGACATTCTTGAGGGCATTGTGAAGCCTGAGTCAGGCATCAATGCGAAGCATTTTCCATTGCACTGGATGCTCTACAATGGCTATGAAGTGCCAAATGACATGAAAGATGATCTCAAGGCAATAGGTGAACAGAGACCACATTTGGGGTCCAGCCCTTCAGCTGGATCAACACCTCATTGCCTTCCTCATGTCAGGAATGCTTTTGCTGAAGAGCGTGATCGTATCGAGCACCATTTGTCTAAACCAAAGGATTTGTCCAGCAGAAGAACACCAGGGGTGATTAGACAGTACAAGTACTACCTAGGAAG GGTCACAAAACAGAGGTTGCGCGAAGCTAGGTTGCTTGCAGTTGATTTTCTGATACTAGGCCTTGCTGGGATCTGTCTGGGTACTATTGCAAAGCTCAGTGATCCAAATTTTGGGATGCCTGGCTACATTTACACCATAATTGCAGTTT CTCTGTTGTGCAAGATTGCAGCACTAAGGTCGTTTTCACTTGAAAGATTGCAGTACTTGAGGGAAAGAGAGTCAGGGATGAGCTCATTGGCATACTTTCTTGCTAGGGATACAATTGATCATTTCAGCACGATTGTGAAGCCGATCGTTTACCTCTCCATGTTCTACTACTTCAATAATCCAAGATCTACAATTACCGATAACTATATCATTCTCCTCGCACTTGTGTACTGCGTAACCGGTATAGGATACACTTTTGCTATCTGCTTCAACCCTGGTTCTGCACAACTG TGTTCTGCATTGATCCCAGTTGTTCTGACTTTGTTATCCACTCAAAATAATACCCCTGCAATTCTCAATAGATTATGCTATCCAAAGTGGGCATTAGAGGGTTTCATAATTGTAAATGCAAAAAG gTATCCTGGAGTTTGGCTTATAACTCGCTGTGGGTTGTTGTTCAGAAGTCGTTTCGACATTCATCATTACATGCTCTGTATTTTGGTTCTGTTTATGTATGGTCTGTTCTTCAGAATTGTTGCATTTGTGGCCTTGATTTTAGTGAAGAAGAGATGA